Proteins encoded within one genomic window of Bacillus sp. F19:
- a CDS encoding competence protein CoiA, with product MLVAKTGKGTIINLSDKRWEAKILMQLRREEAFYCPVCENPLDLKIGSIKVHHFAHQKNKTCTIETEPESEYHLNGKLQLYKWLQGQGVQSAKLEQYLPRISQRPDVLFKNRNKYTAVEYQCSVIPASLFSKRTSHYKKAGIDEMWILGGKNTARLSSHTFRISPFQWLFARTGEEPLDPPFILTYCSQVQAFLLIEHLIPFSKQVFFSIPRYLPLNQTAISDLQSPKPHSIKSHLSKWIHLIKSHRLKPAIHLHREMILLQKELYEKKQTPITHLPAEAFLPIKTSYLFDSRICLWQTKILLFIDQIQTHTIFTLEEVKREIRTDPSTKVRDLSHLKHLTIGAPIREYLETLSFMGMLQRVNKNKYVKQREITWQSAPADLLKRDELVMKQFTQYK from the coding sequence ATGCTAGTTGCCAAAACCGGCAAAGGAACCATAATTAATCTTTCGGACAAGCGATGGGAAGCAAAGATCCTTATGCAATTAAGAAGGGAAGAGGCCTTCTACTGTCCTGTGTGTGAAAATCCGCTTGATTTAAAGATTGGCAGCATCAAAGTCCATCATTTTGCACATCAAAAAAATAAAACGTGCACTATAGAAACCGAGCCTGAAAGCGAGTACCACCTGAATGGGAAGCTCCAGCTTTATAAGTGGCTTCAGGGACAAGGAGTCCAAAGTGCAAAGCTCGAACAATACCTGCCAAGAATTTCTCAGCGCCCTGATGTGCTTTTTAAAAACAGAAATAAATACACTGCTGTAGAATATCAATGCTCAGTCATTCCTGCTTCTCTTTTTTCAAAAAGAACCAGTCATTATAAAAAAGCCGGCATTGATGAGATGTGGATATTAGGCGGTAAAAATACTGCAAGGTTAAGCAGTCATACCTTTCGCATTTCCCCTTTTCAGTGGCTGTTTGCAAGAACAGGTGAAGAGCCTCTTGATCCGCCGTTTATACTTACGTATTGTTCTCAAGTGCAGGCATTCCTCCTGATTGAACACCTCATTCCTTTTTCAAAACAAGTCTTCTTCTCCATTCCAAGATATCTGCCTCTAAATCAAACCGCCATTTCTGATCTTCAAAGTCCAAAACCGCATTCTATTAAGTCCCATCTTTCAAAGTGGATTCACCTCATCAAATCACATCGTTTAAAACCGGCTATACATCTTCATAGGGAAATGATCCTGCTGCAGAAAGAACTTTATGAAAAGAAGCAGACTCCGATTACCCACCTTCCTGCAGAAGCCTTTCTTCCAATCAAAACCAGCTATCTGTTTGATTCACGCATCTGCCTTTGGCAAACCAAAATTCTCTTGTTTATAGATCAGATCCAAACACACACAATTTTTACTCTTGAAGAGGTTAAAAGGGAAATAAGGACAGATCCATCTACTAAAGTCCGTGATCTTTCCCATTTAAAGCATCTTACAATTGGGGCTCCAATCCGTGAATATTTGGAGACATTATCTTTCATGGGCATGCTTCAGCGTGTAAATAAAAACAAATATGTGAAACAGAGAGAAATTACATGGCAGAGTGCACCTGCTGATTTATTAAAGAGAGATGAACTTGTTATGAAGCAATTTACTCAATATAAATGA